The genome window CTCGTATCCGGGAGATGGAGGAGAAGGTGTCCAGGGTCCGAGTGTTCTTCAACAATCATGGCCGGGCCAAGTCGGCCAAGAACGCCTTCGAACTGATGGATATGCTCAACATCCCGCACAAGTCCAAGGTGGTGCATGTCCAGGACCAGGCCAAGATCGACGAGTTCTGAGATATGGAAGCAGGGCAAGCTATATCCAGGGGAGAATGCAATTGCGGACGGAGAGGATGAGGGAACTTTTCGAGCCTGCAAGCATAGCTGTGGTCGGCGCGGCCAGGGAGGAGAACAAGGTCGGCCATATAGTCCTACGCAACATCATCAGCTCGGGCTTCACCGGTAAGCTCTATCCGGTCAATCCCAAGTCGGAGGAGATACTGGGGCTAAGATGCTATGCCAGCATATCGCTCGTCCCGGACCAGGTGGACCTGGTGGTCGTCACGACGCCCGCCCATACGGTACCGGGGATCATCGAGGAGACCGGCCGCAAGGGCACCAAGGCGGTCATCGTGATCTCGGCCGGCTTCAAGGAGACCGGCAAGGACGGTGCCGAACTGGAGCGCAGGATTGGGGAGATCGCCCGTTCGTACGGGATGAGGATCCTGGGCCCCAATTGCCTGGGCATGATCAACACCCACAGCATGATCAACGCCACCTTCACCAACCAGTACCCGAGGACCGGCTCCATCGCAATAAGTTCCCAGTCTGGCGCCATCTGCTCGGTGATGCTGGATTGGGCCCAACGCACCAATGTCGGGTTCTCCAAGTTCGTGAGCGTCGGGAACAAACTGGACATCGATGAGGCGGACTTGCTGCAGTACCTGCGCGACGACCCTCTGACCAAGGTCATCGGGATGTACATCGAGGGAACGGACCGCGGGATCGAGTTCATGCGCCAGGCCAAGCTCACCACCAGGGATAAGCCGATCATCGCCCTCAAGGCAGGAAGGACCTCCTCCGGAGCCAAGGCAGCATCGTCCCATACCGGAGCGTTGTCCGGCAGCGACCGGGTATACGACGCGGCCCTGGCCCAGTCCGGCATCATCCGGGTCAAGACCATCGAGGAATTGTTCGATCACCTGACTCTCTTTTCGAGCATGCCGTTGCCGGAGGGCGACCGCATCGCCATCATCACCAATGCCGGCGGCCTTGGGGTCATGGCGGCGGACGCCTGCTCCGATTACGGCATGACGCTTGCCTCTTTCAAACCAGAGACCATCGAGCTGCTGAAGACAAAGTTGCCTGAATCGGCCAACTTCTATAATCCGGTGGACGTGATAGGCGACGCTGATGCCGACCGATACTCTTTCGCCGTCGATGCGATCATGAAGGACGACAGCGTATCCTGCATCCTGGCATTGATGGCGCCCACGGACATCGTGGACACCGCCTCGGTCGCAACGGCTCTGGCCAGGTTCGCTGGTAATTCCACCAAGCCGTTCGTCACGGCGTTCGTCGGAGGGGCGGGCCTGGAAAAGGCGGTCAGCATCCTGAGGACGTCTGGCGTTCCCAACTACGAATCACCTGACCGTGCTGTGCAATCGCTCGCCGCCATGGTCGCATACAAGCGGTTCAAGGACTCCAAGGAGGATGGGGGGCCGGTCTCCTTTGAAGGTGACAAGGTCCGCACCAAGGCCGTGCTGGACAGCGTCCGTTCCGAGAACCGTCTCATGCTTTCCGAATCCGAAGGCAAGGAGATCCTGAGCGCCTACGGCATCGACGTTCCGTTGGAAGGGATGGCCAAGGATGCCGACCAAGCGGTCATGGAAGCACAGAGGATCGGATATCCGCTGGTCATGAAGATCGAATCGCCGGACATCGCGCACAAGACCGACGTGGGCGGGGTTGTGGTAGACATCAAGAACGACGACGAGGTAAGGGCCCAATTCCAGCTCATCATGGCCCGGGTCTCTTCCCGGATGCCGCAGGCCAGGATCGACGGGGTATCCCTGGAGCGCATGGTCAAGGGAAGAGAGGTCATCGTGGGCATGGTCCGGGACAACCAGTTCGGACCGGTGGTGACTTTCGGGCTAGGTGGTATATTCGTGGAGATAATGAGGGATGTATCGCAGAGGATAGCTCCATTAACCCGGCAGGACGTTATCAGCATGATACAGTCCATCAAGGCATATCCGATCCTTACCGGGGCCAGAGGAAGGCGCCCGGCGGATATAGCGGCGCTCCAGGAGGTCATCGGCAGGCTGTCGCAGCTGGCCATGGACTTCCCTGAACTGGCTGAGTTCGAGATGAACCCGGTCATCGTCGGCGATGAGGGGCAGGGGGCGAGCGCCGTGGATGCGCTCGCGACGATCAGGAGGGAAACAGCATGAGGTCATTATTCTTGGGTTCGGCGGTGGAAAGGTCCGGAAAGACGATGGTCACTCTGGGACTGGCGAAGAACTTCCCAGGTAAGGTCGGGTTCTTCAAACCGTTCAAGGAGACGCTCATGACGATCGACGACCGGGTAATAGACCAGGACGCCTACCTGATGAAGAAGGTGCTGGGACTATCTCATTCAGAGGAGGTCCTGAGCCCCTTCACCTATGACATGGAGAAGCCGGTCGATATGGATGAGATCGTCAAGGCCTATGACAAGCTGAAGGGAAAATCGGACCTGATGCTCATCGAGGGGACAAGGGAGATAACCACCGGTTTCCTTAATGACGTATCCGGCATGGCCATTGCCGAGAACGTGCAGTCCGGTGTGGTCCTCGTGTCCCGTGCCCGGTCATCGGATCTGGACAAGATCGCCATGCTGAAGCACATGATGCGCCGCTATAAGGTAAACTTCCGCGGGGTCATCCTCAACATGAACGAGGACCAGAAGGTGGTCAAGATGCTGGAATCGAAGCATATCCAGGTACTGGGCTCGATCCCTCCGCTCAAGGAGCTATGCCGGTTCAATGTCGAAGAGGTGGCGGACGCCCTGGGGGCCACGGTCATTGTCGCAGAGGACCGGATGGACCGAATCGTGGAGGAGGTCATGGTCGGCGCCATGACCCCTGAGACGGCGCTGAAGACCATGAGGCGCTTTGCCAACAAGGCCATCATCACCGGGGGTGACCGCTCCGATATACAGATGGCCGCGCTCTCCACGGACACGTCCTGCCTGGTGCTCACCGGAGGACTGTACCCGGATCGGCAGGTGGTGGCCAAGGCCTATGAATTGGGCGTCCCCATACTGCTGACCCGTCAGGACACCCTGAACGCTTCCGAGACGATCGAGCACCTGATAGCCAGGATCGATCCGGACGACACCAACAAGATCGATCTGGTGGCCCGCACGGTCAAGGAATATGTGGACCTGGATGCGGTGTACACTGATTGAATTGTGTGATCACGTACGCCCCCATTCCGACCGCAGGATCTTGAACAAAATTGATATCCCCCTTGGGCATTGTTCCGGGACATGGTAAAGGAAGTACACGCAGCGCACATCCTAGTCAAGAACCAAGACAAGGCCAAGGAACTCCTGGCCCAGATCAAGGCAGTTCCGCCGGCCGATGCTGGAAAGAAGTTCGGCGAGCTGGCCAAGCAGTTCTCCGAGTGCCCGTCGGGCAAGAAGGGTGGCGACCTGGGCTGGTTCACCAGACAGAAGATGGTCAAGGAGTTCGAGGACCAGGGCTTCGGTGGCAAGAAAGGAGACATCGCCGGCCCGTTCAAGACCCAGTTCGGATGGCACTTGATGTGGATAATCGACCAGAAGTGACCTGGTTCCAAAGAGGAGGCACGGATACTTTTTCCGTTCCGTGCCATCCTTGCCAACCTTTTTCTCGTCATTGATCATTGGCCAAGCGATGAGCGATGGTCAGGACGGAATTGTCCCTGAACCCCAGGTGCTGAACCCTTACATAGACCAGAGATATCAATACAATTACCCTCCGCCAGTTCCCAGATCTGACCGGCTGACGGTCTTGGTCGTGGTATTTATCGCTGTGGCACTGATCGCGGTCTCGGTCCTGGGTGTTTTTGTCCTGTTAAGACCCGGTGTCGTCCCCGGCGTCCAAGACCAGGGAACGGTACCGACCACCACTGTCGCGGACAGGGACAATGATGGATATCCGGATTCGGTCGACCTTTTTCCAGACGACCCATCTGAATGGTCGGACGGCGACGGCGATGGGATCGGCGACAATGCCGACCCCCTATTCGATGACCAGGACAACGACGGGTTCCCTGACATGACCGATCTTTTCAGGGACCGGGATGTCGGCATCCTGATAAACCTGACAAAGGCAAAGGTATCGGATCGGGTGGATTCCTTGAGCAACGGTGCCCAGGTGTACTTCACGATCTCCATTGATGGTGCGTATAAGGGAAGGATAGACAACGCCGGAGATGTCTGGAATGCAGTTGTCGGCAGAGGTTTCTCGGTCGACGGCAGCTACCTCAACAATGTGGACGATAACCATCGCTTCGCCAACATCTCGATATCGATGTGGGACGAAGATTCGGCCACGAGTGACGATTCCGTTGATATCGACGGGCAATCCCAGACCGGCCGATCGTTGGACATCATGTACGATGTGGTCACCGGCAATTGGACCGGGGATGATACCACCGGAGTTGCCGACGGTTCATTGGACGGAACGCTATCCTCCGATGATGACGATGGCATGCTGTGGTACTCGGTGTCCACTGTGACCATGCTCTCCAACAAGGAGTACCGGTGGCAGTATGACAACGAGCTCTATGCCCTGGACCTTAATGTGACCGCAAAGGACTATTACAGCTATCGCAACAACGGTGCAGACCGCAGCCCCCAGTACGAATCGCAGATGTCCGCCTTTGTCACTTCCGATGACCCGGTGGTGGTCGACCTGGCGCAGAAACTGAAGGCCATCGCCGCCGGCAAAGGCTTCGATCAGCGACAGACAGAGGATCTGGTCTTGTCCTTCTGCCAAGGCATCCAGTATTCCTACGATAACATCTCCGAAGGGCCGGACGAATACTGGCGCTATTCCGTCGAGACGCTATACGATGAGACCGGTGATTGCGAGGACAAATCGATACTCTTCGCCTCGGTCACCGAAGCGATGGGCTTCGACTCGGTGCTCCTGCTGATGACCGGGCATATGGCCGGCGGGATCGCTCTTCCGGGAGGCGACGGGACATATGTACAGAGTGGCGGCATTAGCTACTTCTACTGCGAGACGACCGGAGAGGGGTGGGCGGTCGGTGAACTGCCGCCGGACATGGAAGGGGAACAGGTCGACGTGGTCCAGGTATCATAGTCATCGGATGATGGATACCTCGCTCGAGCCGTCCGACAGCTCCTTGATGCCGATGACGTTGCCCATGAGGTCCTTGACCTCCTCGATGTGCGTGATCAGGACGATCTGCCCGAACTGCTTGGACAAGCCGGTGAAGGTCTGCATGATGTTCCTCTTGCGGATGTTGTCCTGAGAACCGAATATCTCGTCCAGCACCAGGAAGTTGATGCTGCTGCCTGACCGTTCCGATATGACCCGGGATATCGCCAGGCGCAGGCACAGGTTGGCCAGGTCCGCCTCGCCCCCGGAGAACCGGTCCAGCGGATACTTCTGACCCTTGTCGTAGATGTAGATGTCGTAATCCTCATCAAGCTCCATGCCGTTGTACTTGGCCTCGGTCAGTTCCTCGAATAGGCCGGAGGATATCTCCGAGAGCGTCGGCACGATGCGGGAGATGACATTGGAACGGAAGACCTTCATCACCTCGCTCAGGACCGCCAGGGTCTCGCTCTCCTTCTGGATGGCTCCCACCTTCAACTCAACCTCGGCAAGCTGTTTCAGCTGTTCGTCCTTTCCGGATATCTCTGCCTTCCTTCGATCGATGCCGTTCTGCAGCGCATAGGTCTCCTTGGCCTTCGCCTCGCGCCGGTCCCTGACCTCCACGTAGGTCCGCTTTGCCTTTTCCAGAAGCTCGTCGCTGTGGCCAGACGAGGCCATCCGCTCCTGGGCCAGGCTTAGTTCCTCGCGTTCGGCCTCGATGTGCTTTTCCAGCGATGCCTTTTGGGATTCCACTTCCGGCAGGCGTCTCGCCTCGATGGTCAGCTGGTTGTAGAGGTCCGAGGTCCTTTTCAGCTCCAACAGGTCCTTCTTGAGCCTTTCGTAGGCGAGGACATCGAAATCCACCGTCCCGATCCGGGAGATCGCCGAATCTGTATCGGCCATATCGGTCCTTACCTTCGTTACCTGGTCCTCAAGGCCTTTGACAGAGGAGGCGAGTTTCGTTTCCTCGATGACCTCCTTTCTTAGCTTCTGGAGCCGGATATCGATGTTCCCGCGGACCTTCTTGCACTTATCCAGATCGTCATCAGCTGAAGTGAGCTGAGCGGACAGTTCAGCCAACTGACGCCGCATTTCCGAGATCTCCTTCGCCATCAGCTCCAATAACGTCGTGTAATGCTCGGCCAACGTCCTTTCGCAGGTGGGACATTTGCTGTCCGGGCCGATCGATTGGATCTCCGTCCTTCTCTTCTCCCGGGCCGCCGCATCCTTTTCCACGCGCTTTACCTCGCCTCTGAGCCAATCCGACCTGCGGTTAGCGTTCGCGATGTTCTCATCCGCATGCTTCAGGTTGTCCTCGACCGAGGAAAGATGCTTAGAGGGGTCCTTGAGGTCGGCAAGGTCCTTCCTGGAACGGCCGATCCTTTCCACCAGTGAGATGGCTTCCTTCTCCAGTTTGGACCTGCGGGTCCGCTGATAATCCAGCTCCATGAACGATGATCGTAATGACTCCATCGAGTCCTTCCGTGCCACGGAATCCAGGTATTGTCTGTTAGCACCCTCCAGCTCTGTAGCTTTCCTACCCTTTTCCATGAGGGATTCGATGTCCTTTGCCAAACGGTCGACGGACTGGGCGTTCCGTTCCATGCCCGCCCGTAATTCTGCCGCCTTCTGCTTATGTGATGAGTATTCCCGGTATTTGCCTTCGGCCAGGTCCCATTCCGTCTTTACCACGTTGGTCCTTTTGTCCAGGGCCTCGAGGAGCCTTCTTTGTTCCTGGAGCGACGATTCCAGTTGCTGGACATCTGCAGCCAGCGCCGTGCGTTCCGTCTCGATCCTCTTCCTTTTCTCCTGGCCATCGGCTTCGTACAGGAACAGGTTGAGATTCGCCAGTTCGGTACGCTTGCCCTTGGCGTCCTTGTCGATCTCCGTGACCACATCGTCCAGGACATCGATCTCCAGCATTCTCAGTATGGTCTTCTTTCGATCGGCCGGACGGAGCGTCGAAAGCGCATTCAGGTCCTTCTGCCTGGCGAAAACCGAGATGAAGAATGACTTGTAGTCCATGCCCAGCCGGTCGACGATCACGTCGGTGACGCCCTTATCGGTCTTGGCGGTCAGTGAACCGTTCACGCTGAGGGACGCATCGGTCACGCAATTCTTGCCCTTGATGCTTCGGACCACCCTGTAATGGTCCGGTCCGAGATCGAAATCAAGCTCCACCGAGCATTCGTCATTCGGTCCGGCGGACGAGCTCCTAATGCCTTCCTTGGTGGTACGGACGATCGATGACTCGTTACCGTAAAGCGCCCAGGCGATAGCCTCCACCAGGCTGGACTTGCCGGAACCGTTCTGCCCTATGATCCCTACGATCCCGTCGGGGAACTCCACCCGGGCATTGCGGAACTTGCGGTAGTTCTTCAGCTCGAGGTATCTCAGTTTGATCCTTCCAGCCCCCTTTTCAGGTATTCCAACCCCTTCGCCCTGACCTCGTCCTTGCTCACCAGCTCGACCGGATACTGGTCCAGAAAGGACGAGTACTCCGATTCCAGGGAATCGATGCTGGCGCTCTTCCATTGGACCGAGGAGTTCTCCTGGACCACCTCGAACTTGGGTTCGAAATGGGTTGCCGTGGAGGCCTTCTGCACTATGCGGTTGAAGTCCACGGCCTTGTACACTGCCGACGGGACCCGGTTTACGATCAAACGTACTATCCTTCCGTCCATGGATACCGTGTCCAGCACGTTGGATATCTCTTCCATGAGCGAGGCCGTGTCCATTCCCGAGGCGTCGATGGGCCCCAGGTCCATCATCTCCCGGGCGGCGAGCTTGACGAACCTGCGCTTTTTCGAGTCCAGGTCCAGCACTACAAAGCCCTTCGCCTCGTCCGCTTCCGAGAAGGTGAGCCGCTCTATTGAGCCGGCGTAGTAGGCGTTGTCGGCAGCGCTGGAATAGTTGTGGTAGTGTCCTAAGGCGATGTAATCCATATCCGTCCGGAGGTAGGACGATGGGACAATGGTCTCGTTGAACTCGCCCATCTTGAAGACGTTGAGCCCGGAGACCCCGGCATGCAGCGTTTCCACGTTGTAATTCGCATCATCATCCGGGCGGACTTTGTCCAGTTCTGTGAACAGCGCGTCCCCCTCGTTGTGGGGCACGGCATGGATGGTGATGTCGTCCTGGACCACCCGCTCATAGATCCCGCTATAGACCGCTCTGAGCCCCCGGACATGTTCAAGGATCTTGAACACGCTTCCCGTCTCCCTGAGCCTGGGCGTGGAGTGGTTGCCGGCTATCACCACAACCGGGATGTCCGCGGCGGTGATGCGGGCCAGGTTGTCCAGGGCCACCGATATGGCACGATTGGATGGCCTTACCGAATCGAACAGGTCGCCGGAATGGATGATCACGTCCGGATGGATCTCAATGGCCTTGTCAGCGAACTCGGCGAATCTCCTGTATATGTCCATCTCCCTCTGGTTGATGCCGGCCTCATCATCCACCTTGCGGTAGGCGGAGAATCCGATGTGGGTATCGGAGACGTGAACTATCTTCATCCGAGGTCGTTAATCTGCTATCAGTTAAATACGATTGCGGAGAGATGGCCGAAAGTGTGCTAAGGTCCGGAATCCTGCTTCGGTTCCATCAGGTTCTCGCTGAGCAGGTTGGTCATCTTGTCATAGGTCGCCTTGTTGATGTCCCTAAGCCATACCGTGACCATTATGCCTATGACCACGGCCGCCACCAGCAGGAACGGGAAATCCCGGGCCATGGGCGCTATGGGGATCAGCATGAAGAACAGAGCGATGAATGTGAAGATGTAACCCAGTCTGGTCATGATCCGGAAGAACATGTGGCCGGTGCTGTTCTGGAAACGTCCCGCCTCCACCAGTCCCTTTGCCAGTATGACCACGATGTGTTTCATCCTCCTCACGATGCTGATGAGCGGGGGAACGATGAGCGCCACCGAGAGGATCATTCCCAGGGTGGTCGGCAGCAATGACAGTCCGGAGGCCAAGCCATTAAGCAGGTCCCCGAACCCATAGAAGAATCCGGCGAACACCTGGATCATCAGGATGATGGTGAAGTCGACGAATATCCAGAAGAGGTGCCTCAGGATCTCCTTCCTGCTATCGGCATGGGTGGCCATCCAGGACCTAACCTCAGAACGTGTGGACTCTATCCTACGCAGGGAAACGACGATCGATTCGGGCAGATGGGTCTCCAGGAAATCGACCGTCCGCGAGGAATAGCGGAATGTTATGGGCAGCACTATCATAGTGATGAGCGCGGCCCCGATGATAGAGGAATAGAAGAACTGGCTGAGGGTCCCGTTCTCGACCCCGGTCTTGACGATGACGAAGGAGAACTCGCCCATGGCGACCATGGCCATGCCGGACATCATCGAGGAACGGGCGTCGGTGTTGGCCACGTAGGTCGCCGTCGTCACGCTGAACATCTTCCCTACGATGAAAACGCTCGCGATGATGATGGCTGGCAGTATGTTCTCCAGTACCAGCCTAGGGTCGATCAGCATGCCGATGGAAACGAAGAAGACCGCCATGAACATCTCCTTTATGGGCATGGTCTTAAGCACGATCTCCTGCTGGGCCGCCGATTGGGAAACGATGATGCCCATAACGAACGCCCCGATGGCGACGCTCAGGCCGATCTCCGAAGAGAGAAGGGCCATGCCGAAGCACAGTCCGAGGGAAACCAGCAGCAGAACCTCGCTCGGGTACTTCCTCTGCACATAGTTGATTATCCTAGGCACTATCGCGAAGCCCAGCAGTAGGCTCAGTCCGATGAAAAGCACCGCTCCCGCCAGGATGCCCACCGCAGAGGAAAGTCCGGGAGCCTTGCCCGTGCCCAGGGGCGAGACCATGGCCAGTATGATGACGGCGGCAATGTCCTCCATTATCAGGATGCCGATCACTCCGCTGGCATACGGTTTCTGGATGTGGCCCGCGTCCGTCAGTACCTTGACGATGATCGCGGTCGACGAGATCGACATCACCGCCCCCAGGAAGATCGACTCGATGCTGGTCCATCCCAACACCCAGCCGAGGGCGTAGCCGACGGTGATCATTATGACGATCTCGATCGATCCGGCGACGATGGCGAATACCCCGGTCTGGCGCAGCTTGCGGAGGTTGAAGTCCAGCCCGATGGTGAA of Methanomassiliicoccales archaeon contains these proteins:
- a CDS encoding acetate--CoA ligase family protein, which translates into the protein MRTERMRELFEPASIAVVGAAREENKVGHIVLRNIISSGFTGKLYPVNPKSEEILGLRCYASISLVPDQVDLVVVTTPAHTVPGIIEETGRKGTKAVIVISAGFKETGKDGAELERRIGEIARSYGMRILGPNCLGMINTHSMINATFTNQYPRTGSIAISSQSGAICSVMLDWAQRTNVGFSKFVSVGNKLDIDEADLLQYLRDDPLTKVIGMYIEGTDRGIEFMRQAKLTTRDKPIIALKAGRTSSGAKAASSHTGALSGSDRVYDAALAQSGIIRVKTIEELFDHLTLFSSMPLPEGDRIAIITNAGGLGVMAADACSDYGMTLASFKPETIELLKTKLPESANFYNPVDVIGDADADRYSFAVDAIMKDDSVSCILALMAPTDIVDTASVATALARFAGNSTKPFVTAFVGGAGLEKAVSILRTSGVPNYESPDRAVQSLAAMVAYKRFKDSKEDGGPVSFEGDKVRTKAVLDSVRSENRLMLSESEGKEILSAYGIDVPLEGMAKDADQAVMEAQRIGYPLVMKIESPDIAHKTDVGGVVVDIKNDDEVRAQFQLIMARVSSRMPQARIDGVSLERMVKGREVIVGMVRDNQFGPVVTFGLGGIFVEIMRDVSQRIAPLTRQDVISMIQSIKAYPILTGARGRRPADIAALQEVIGRLSQLAMDFPELAEFEMNPVIVGDEGQGASAVDALATIRRETA
- a CDS encoding AAA family ATPase, whose translation is MRSLFLGSAVERSGKTMVTLGLAKNFPGKVGFFKPFKETLMTIDDRVIDQDAYLMKKVLGLSHSEEVLSPFTYDMEKPVDMDEIVKAYDKLKGKSDLMLIEGTREITTGFLNDVSGMAIAENVQSGVVLVSRARSSDLDKIAMLKHMMRRYKVNFRGVILNMNEDQKVVKMLESKHIQVLGSIPPLKELCRFNVEEVADALGATVIVAEDRMDRIVEEVMVGAMTPETALKTMRRFANKAIITGGDRSDIQMAALSTDTSCLVLTGGLYPDRQVVAKAYELGVPILLTRQDTLNASETIEHLIARIDPDDTNKIDLVARTVKEYVDLDAVYTD
- a CDS encoding peptidylprolyl isomerase, with translation MVKEVHAAHILVKNQDKAKELLAQIKAVPPADAGKKFGELAKQFSECPSGKKGGDLGWFTRQKMVKEFEDQGFGGKKGDIAGPFKTQFGWHLMWIIDQK
- a CDS encoding SMC family ATPase gives rise to the protein MGVLVLSGPVSGRAGEQGRGQGEGVGIPEKGAGRIKLRYLELKNYRKFRNARVEFPDGIVGIIGQNGSGKSSLVEAIAWALYGNESSIVRTTKEGIRSSSAGPNDECSVELDFDLGPDHYRVVRSIKGKNCVTDASLSVNGSLTAKTDKGVTDVIVDRLGMDYKSFFISVFARQKDLNALSTLRPADRKKTILRMLEIDVLDDVVTEIDKDAKGKRTELANLNLFLYEADGQEKRKRIETERTALAADVQQLESSLQEQRRLLEALDKRTNVVKTEWDLAEGKYREYSSHKQKAAELRAGMERNAQSVDRLAKDIESLMEKGRKATELEGANRQYLDSVARKDSMESLRSSFMELDYQRTRRSKLEKEAISLVERIGRSRKDLADLKDPSKHLSSVEDNLKHADENIANANRRSDWLRGEVKRVEKDAAAREKRRTEIQSIGPDSKCPTCERTLAEHYTTLLELMAKEISEMRRQLAELSAQLTSADDDLDKCKKVRGNIDIRLQKLRKEVIEETKLASSVKGLEDQVTKVRTDMADTDSAISRIGTVDFDVLAYERLKKDLLELKRTSDLYNQLTIEARRLPEVESQKASLEKHIEAEREELSLAQERMASSGHSDELLEKAKRTYVEVRDRREAKAKETYALQNGIDRRKAEISGKDEQLKQLAEVELKVGAIQKESETLAVLSEVMKVFRSNVISRIVPTLSEISSGLFEELTEAKYNGMELDEDYDIYIYDKGQKYPLDRFSGGEADLANLCLRLAISRVISERSGSSINFLVLDEIFGSQDNIRKRNIMQTFTGLSKQFGQIVLITHIEEVKDLMGNVIGIKELSDGSSEVSIIR
- a CDS encoding exonuclease SbcCD subunit D, which produces MKIVHVSDTHIGFSAYRKVDDEAGINQREMDIYRRFAEFADKAIEIHPDVIIHSGDLFDSVRPSNRAISVALDNLARITAADIPVVVIAGNHSTPRLRETGSVFKILEHVRGLRAVYSGIYERVVQDDITIHAVPHNEGDALFTELDKVRPDDDANYNVETLHAGVSGLNVFKMGEFNETIVPSSYLRTDMDYIALGHYHNYSSAADNAYYAGSIERLTFSEADEAKGFVVLDLDSKKRRFVKLAAREMMDLGPIDASGMDTASLMEEISNVLDTVSMDGRIVRLIVNRVPSAVYKAVDFNRIVQKASTATHFEPKFEVVQENSSVQWKSASIDSLESEYSSFLDQYPVELVSKDEVRAKGLEYLKRGLEGSN
- a CDS encoding cation:proton antiporter; the protein is MDVQIRFLMEITVILAVAGVTAVLFTRMKMPVVIGYLAAGILVGPYLFPFDLVTDTDTVNSLANLGIILLMFTIGLDFNLRKLRQTGVFAIVAGSIEIVIMITVGYALGWVLGWTSIESIFLGAVMSISSTAIIVKVLTDAGHIQKPYASGVIGILIMEDIAAVIILAMVSPLGTGKAPGLSSAVGILAGAVLFIGLSLLLGFAIVPRIINYVQRKYPSEVLLLVSLGLCFGMALLSSEIGLSVAIGAFVMGIIVSQSAAQQEIVLKTMPIKEMFMAVFFVSIGMLIDPRLVLENILPAIIIASVFIVGKMFSVTTATYVANTDARSSMMSGMAMVAMGEFSFVIVKTGVENGTLSQFFYSSIIGAALITMIVLPITFRYSSRTVDFLETHLPESIVVSLRRIESTRSEVRSWMATHADSRKEILRHLFWIFVDFTIILMIQVFAGFFYGFGDLLNGLASGLSLLPTTLGMILSVALIVPPLISIVRRMKHIVVILAKGLVEAGRFQNSTGHMFFRIMTRLGYIFTFIALFFMLIPIAPMARDFPFLLVAAVVIGIMVTVWLRDINKATYDKMTNLLSENLMEPKQDSGP